Proteins from a genomic interval of Medicago truncatula cultivar Jemalong A17 chromosome 3, MtrunA17r5.0-ANR, whole genome shotgun sequence:
- the LOC11419938 gene encoding aspartic proteinase Asp1 isoform X2: MYMTYDLVDSLELFLVTCAHGLPQFKFYNVTINIGYPPRPYFLDIDTGSDLTWLQCDAPCSRCSQTPHPLYRPSNDLVPCRHPLCASVHQTDNYECEVEHQCDYEVEYADHYSSLGVLVNDVYVLNFTNGVQLKVRMALGCGYDQIFPDSSYHPVDGMLGLGRGKSSLISQLNGQGLVRNVVGHCLSAQGGGYIFFGDVYDSSRLAWTPMSSRDYKHYSAGAAELVLGGKRTGFGNLLAVFDAGSSYTYFNSNAYQALISWLTKELAGKPIKEAPEDQTLPLCWYGKRPFRSVYEVKKYFKPIALSFPGSRRSKAQFEIPPEAYLIISNMGNVCLGILDGSEVGVEDLNLIGDISMLDKVMVFDNEKQLIGWTAADCNRVPKSKDVSI; this comes from the exons ATGTACATGACTTATGACCTTGTTGATAGCTTGGAATTGTTTCTGGTGACATGTGCTCATGGTCTTCCACAATTCAA GTTTTATAATGTGACTATCAACATTGGGTACCCACCAAGGCCATATTTTCTTGATATTGACACTGGTAGCGACCTAACATGGCTTCAATGTGATGCACCTTGTTCCCGTTGCTCTCAG ACACCACATCCACTTTACCGGCCTAGCAATGACTTGGTCCCCTGCAGGCATCCCCTTTGTGCATCGGTGCATCAGACGGATAACTATGAATGTGAAGTCGAGCATCAATGTGACTATGAAGTTGAGTATGCAGATCATTACTCTTCTCTTGGTGTACTTGTCAATGATGTTTATGTTCTCAACTTTACAAATGGAGTCCAGCTTAAAGTTCGTATGGCACTTGG ATGCGGATATGATCAGATTTTTCCAGATTCTTCCTACCACCCCGTAGATGGAATGCTTGGCCTTGGCAGGGGCAAATCCAGCTTGATATCACAACTGAATGGTCAGGGTTTGGTGAGAAATGTCGTTGGACACTGTTTGAGTGCACAAGGAGGAGGATACATCTTCTTTGGAGATGTTTATGATTCTTCTCGATTGGCTTGGACTCCAATGTCGTCGAGAGATTA CAAACATTACTCAGCTGGGGCTGCTGAACTTGTTCTTGGAGGAAAGAGGACTGGTTTTGGAAATCTTCTTGCTGTTTTTGATGCTGGGAGTTCTTATACTTACTTCAACTCTAATGCTTATCAAGCACTAATTTCTTGG TTGACGAAGGAATTAGCTGGAAAGCCCATAAAAGAAGCACCTGAAGACCAAACTCTTCCTCTGTGTTGGTATGGAAAAAGACCTTTTAGAAGTGTATATGAAGTCAAAAAATACTTCAAGCCTATTGCACTTAGCTTCCCAGGAAGTAGAAGATCGAAAGCCCAATTTGAAATCCCTCCTGAAGCATATTTGATTATATCT AACATGGGAAATGTTTGCTTGGGCATTCTAGACGGCTCTGAAGTAGGAGTGGAAGATCTAAACCTAATCGGAG ACATATCCATGCTAGACAAAGTGATGGTATTTGACAATGAGAAGCAGTTGATAGGTTGGACAGCAGCAGATTGTAACCGAGTTCCAAAATCCAAAGATGTCAGCATTTGA
- the LOC11419938 gene encoding aspartic proteinase Asp1 isoform X1, translated as MKSGKLGFFVVLLLLSSSTCLAWFGSSSSKPKISSSSSNGRNSILSYEQPSSSSSSSSPSFLNRFRSGSSVVFPVHGNVYPVGFYNVTINIGYPPRPYFLDIDTGSDLTWLQCDAPCSRCSQTPHPLYRPSNDLVPCRHPLCASVHQTDNYECEVEHQCDYEVEYADHYSSLGVLVNDVYVLNFTNGVQLKVRMALGCGYDQIFPDSSYHPVDGMLGLGRGKSSLISQLNGQGLVRNVVGHCLSAQGGGYIFFGDVYDSSRLAWTPMSSRDYKHYSAGAAELVLGGKRTGFGNLLAVFDAGSSYTYFNSNAYQALISWLTKELAGKPIKEAPEDQTLPLCWYGKRPFRSVYEVKKYFKPIALSFPGSRRSKAQFEIPPEAYLIISNMGNVCLGILDGSEVGVEDLNLIGDISMLDKVMVFDNEKQLIGWTAADCNRVPKSKDVSI; from the exons ATGAAGTCAGGGAAATTGGGATTCTTTGTTGTTCTACTCTTATTGAGTTCCTCTACTTGTTTAGCTTGGTTtggtagtagtagtagtaaacCCAAAATTTCAAGTTCAAGTTCAAATGGAAGAAACTCCATTCTTTCATATGAACAGCCTTCATCATCGTCGTCGTCATCATCGCCTTCATTCTTGAACCGCTTTCGTTCTGGTTCATCGGTTGTGTTCCCGGTTCATGGAAATGTTTACCCTGTTGG GTTTTATAATGTGACTATCAACATTGGGTACCCACCAAGGCCATATTTTCTTGATATTGACACTGGTAGCGACCTAACATGGCTTCAATGTGATGCACCTTGTTCCCGTTGCTCTCAG ACACCACATCCACTTTACCGGCCTAGCAATGACTTGGTCCCCTGCAGGCATCCCCTTTGTGCATCGGTGCATCAGACGGATAACTATGAATGTGAAGTCGAGCATCAATGTGACTATGAAGTTGAGTATGCAGATCATTACTCTTCTCTTGGTGTACTTGTCAATGATGTTTATGTTCTCAACTTTACAAATGGAGTCCAGCTTAAAGTTCGTATGGCACTTGG ATGCGGATATGATCAGATTTTTCCAGATTCTTCCTACCACCCCGTAGATGGAATGCTTGGCCTTGGCAGGGGCAAATCCAGCTTGATATCACAACTGAATGGTCAGGGTTTGGTGAGAAATGTCGTTGGACACTGTTTGAGTGCACAAGGAGGAGGATACATCTTCTTTGGAGATGTTTATGATTCTTCTCGATTGGCTTGGACTCCAATGTCGTCGAGAGATTA CAAACATTACTCAGCTGGGGCTGCTGAACTTGTTCTTGGAGGAAAGAGGACTGGTTTTGGAAATCTTCTTGCTGTTTTTGATGCTGGGAGTTCTTATACTTACTTCAACTCTAATGCTTATCAAGCACTAATTTCTTGG TTGACGAAGGAATTAGCTGGAAAGCCCATAAAAGAAGCACCTGAAGACCAAACTCTTCCTCTGTGTTGGTATGGAAAAAGACCTTTTAGAAGTGTATATGAAGTCAAAAAATACTTCAAGCCTATTGCACTTAGCTTCCCAGGAAGTAGAAGATCGAAAGCCCAATTTGAAATCCCTCCTGAAGCATATTTGATTATATCT AACATGGGAAATGTTTGCTTGGGCATTCTAGACGGCTCTGAAGTAGGAGTGGAAGATCTAAACCTAATCGGAG ACATATCCATGCTAGACAAAGTGATGGTATTTGACAATGAGAAGCAGTTGATAGGTTGGACAGCAGCAGATTGTAACCGAGTTCCAAAATCCAAAGATGTCAGCATTTGA
- the LOC11424999 gene encoding uncharacterized protein, with the protein MLPLKLVRSLILGETINQNPHFLNHVNDDDDDKQEQPKETRFKKRPGLLFLPTQEIITNTYKLATIARDLGMNLHPTPSLSHIIFSNPSSTPSTSSSSPSTPSTSSFSVSSASSSLLNHAVPIPFPSFSTTPLTHLRFFVTLFPRAFKLVLFTSDGDSDAVGVSNWDCCSVSLCSRVTGIRVDTMEGFCRILAGKGWTFFKTKENPSVDHCGGGVVYLFRKVDVNRVRVGRVGAPDGACRVRELRLPHLDFENAPLKILQYILLMTDDVFCLA; encoded by the coding sequence ATGCTTCCACTAAAGCTGGTTCGTTCTCTAATCTTAGGTGAAACCATTAACCAAAACCCTCACTTTCTAAATCAtgttaatgatgatgatgatgataaacaAGAACAACCCAAAGAAACAAGATTCAAGAAAAGACCTGGTCTTTTATTCCTCCCAACCCAAGAAATCAtaacaaacacatataaactTGCAACCATTGCAAGAGACTTAGGAATGAATCTTCACCCAACACCATCACTTTCTCACATCATCTTCTCCAATCCATCTTCAACACCTTcaacatcttcttcttctccttcaacACCATCCACTTCTTCTTTCTCTGTctcttcagcttcttcttctctcttaaACCACGCCGTTCCCATTCCTTTTCCTTCTTTTTCCACAACGCCATTGACACATCTTCGTTTCTTTGTTACCCTCTTCCCACGCGCCTTCAAGCTTGTTCTTTTCACCTCCGATGGAGATTCTGACGCTGTTGGCGTCAGTAACTGGGATTGTTGTTCTGTTTCGCTATGTTCTCGGGTTACTGGAATTCGGGTTGATACGATGGAGGGGTTTTGCAGGATTCTTGCTGGGAAAGGTTGGACCTTTTTTAAAACGAAGGAAAACCCTTCTGTGGATCACTGTGGTGGAGGTGTTGTATACCTTTTCAGGAAGGTTGATGTGAACCGGGTTCGAGTGGGTCGGGTTGGAGCACCTGATGGGGCTTGTAGAGTGAGGGAACTGAGGTTGCCTCATTTGGATTTTGAAAATGCTCCTTTGAAGATTTTGCAgtatattttgttgatgactgaTGATGTATTCTGTTTAGCATGA